In the genome of Nitrospiria bacterium, one region contains:
- a CDS encoding PIN domain-containing protein, whose product MLCIDTSSLIAYLEGRTGNDVDLVDRAFSDQVAVLSPVVVTELLSDPHLPIEVRQVILEIPVLPILDGFWVRAGLLRDRMLRSGHKAKLADTLITQNCLDHRSTLVTRDLDFKNFKRVVKLNIVYEPFRKS is encoded by the coding sequence ATGCTCTGTATCGATACCAGCTCACTGATCGCCTATTTGGAAGGCCGAACCGGAAACGATGTGGATCTGGTAGACCGGGCCTTTTCGGATCAGGTAGCCGTTCTATCTCCCGTTGTGGTCACCGAACTGCTCAGCGATCCACATCTCCCCATCGAGGTCCGACAGGTTATTCTTGAAATCCCGGTGCTTCCAATTCTGGATGGCTTCTGGGTTCGAGCCGGGCTTTTGAGAGACAGAATGCTTCGAAGTGGCCACAAGGCAAAATTGGCAGACACCCTGATCACCCAGAACTGTCTGGATCACCGTTCCACGCTGGTGACGCGCGATCTCGATTTTAAAAACTTCAAGCGGGTGGTCAAGCTCAACATCGTCTACGAACCATTTCGTAAGTCCTGA
- a CDS encoding type II toxin-antitoxin system RelE/ParE family toxin, whose translation MIRSFRHKGLEKFFLTGGKGGITIAHEKRLRLILGRLDAAHEPQDMDLPGLRLHKLTGKLKGYWTVEVSGNWRVIFEFYQHAAWNVDYVDYH comes from the coding sequence GTGATTCGTTCCTTTCGGCATAAAGGTCTTGAAAAGTTCTTCCTGACTGGTGGTAAAGGGGGAATCACCATTGCACACGAAAAAAGGTTGCGTTTAATTCTCGGCCGTCTCGATGCTGCTCACGAACCCCAAGACATGGATCTTCCGGGTCTCAGACTGCATAAGCTTACGGGAAAATTGAAAGGTTATTGGACGGTTGAGGTAAGCGGAAATTGGCGTGTGATATTCGAGTTCTACCAACACGCTGCCTGGAACGTCGATTACGTGGATTACCATTGA
- a CDS encoding HigA family addiction module antitoxin has translation MMHNPPHPGETLKELCLLPLDLSVTRAAKALGITRKTLSQLLNGHIGVSPTMAIRLALATNTTAESWLNMQTAYDLWQAKQKNKRLKVTRLEVA, from the coding sequence ATGATGCATAATCCCCCCCATCCGGGTGAAACGCTAAAGGAATTATGTCTTCTTCCCCTTGATCTATCCGTGACCCGCGCTGCAAAAGCCTTGGGCATAACACGTAAGACCCTTTCCCAGTTGCTAAACGGCCACATTGGGGTAAGCCCAACCATGGCCATCAGACTTGCCCTTGCAACAAATACGACTGCCGAGAGTTGGCTGAATATGCAAACGGCATATGATCTTTGGCAGGCCAAACAGAAAAACAAACGCCTCAAGGTCACACGGTTAGAGGTGGCTTGA
- a CDS encoding type II toxin-antitoxin system HicB family antitoxin, producing MALYRYTVDILPEENGKGYYASVPALPGCFSQGKTIEETKKNIQAAIKLHIKSFKESERADPN from the coding sequence ATGGCCCTTTATCGCTATACGGTGGATATTCTTCCTGAGGAAAACGGAAAAGGATACTATGCATCGGTTCCGGCGCTTCCTGGATGTTTTTCTCAAGGTAAAACTATCGAAGAAACCAAAAAGAATATCCAAGCCGCGATTAAACTTCATATCAAAAGCTTTAAAGAAAGCGAAAGAGCCGATCCCAATTGA